In a single window of the Elaeis guineensis isolate ETL-2024a chromosome 6, EG11, whole genome shotgun sequence genome:
- the LOC105046770 gene encoding protein G1-like1, producing MSAATSVSNSDSSSNAGAGEGRPSRYESQKRRDWNTFGQYLRNHRPPLALSRCSGAHVLEFLRYLDQFGKTKVHTAGCPFFGHPCPPGPCPCPLRQAWGSLDALVGRLRAAFEENGGHREANPFGARAVRLYLREVKDSQAKARGVTYDKRKRKRPPLVAAATASAANTMMHPHLNPKNLGSSDYPIYQYGHVVVHGGQASDDDVAMVVVDSRNAAFMPLSVFN from the coding sequence ATGTCGGCCGCCACCTCCGTCTCCAATTCCGACAGCTCGAGCAATGCCGGCGCCGGCGAAGGGCGGCCGAGCCGCTACGAGTCGCAGAAGCGGCGAGACTGGAACACGTTCGGGCAGTACCTCAGGAACCACCGCCCGCCGCTGGCGCTCTCGCGGTGCAGCGGCGCTCACGTACTCGAGTTCCTGCGCTACCTGGACCAGTTCGGCAAGACCAAGGTCCACACCGCCGGCTGCCCCTTCTTCGGCCACCCCTGCCCCCCCGGCCCTTGCCCCTGCCCGCTCCGCCAGGCCTGGGGCAGCCTCGACGCTCTCGTCGGCCGCCTCCGCGCCGCCTtcgaggagaatggcggccaccGGGAGGCCAACCCCTTCGGCGCCAGGGCGGTGAGGCTCTACCTCAGGGAAGTAAAAGACTCCCAGGCGAAGGCGAGAGGGGTCACTTACGATAAGAGGAAGAGGAAGCGGCCGCCGCTGGTGGCGGCGGCGACGGCATCGGCAGCAAATACCATGATGCATCCTCATCTGAATCCCAAGAATTTGGGCAGTTCAGATTATCCAATCTACCAGTATGGCCATGTGGTAGTGCATGGTGGTCAGGCCAGCGACGACGATGTTGCCATGGTGGTCGTGGATTCTCGCAATGCTGCTTTCATGCCACTATCGGTGTTTAATTAG